A genomic region of Carassius carassius chromosome 27, fCarCar2.1, whole genome shotgun sequence contains the following coding sequences:
- the LOC132106394 gene encoding phosphatase and actin regulator 1-like isoform X3, producing MNSLFRSISAPSRGVTDRHGSAAPMAGPAFTGTHGTWITSRLREDASSSSSLSSSSSAEKPRKRRAFNLVRLRQPAAPGNNNTPFVISGHIKHICSNCSRGNDIRDEGAERLAAMRSDSLVPGTHTPPIRRRSKLASLGRLFKPWKWRKKKSDTFKQTSAVLERKMSTRQSREELIKRGVLKEVYEKVEEVSMSDLDRQTVISPVSESVETSGTATVSFSEIQSSGETVACLSDLVPKPSQAPPPVKPVPLPSDSADITHARPSLLKQPPALPPKPYSWIPNHLTETLARLSPPLPPKRVMICEPTPSFPLKCLPSQGSHTHTHSHSQQYATLPLSLHPPSRIIEELNKTLALTMQRLESSVLQAMPSVLMETEEEKENRDSMHQTPANTHTLITHTFSTHAEEDEEEEDDDDSLFTSTLALRILRKDSLAIKLSNRPSKRELEDKNILPMMSDQERIESRQQIGTKLTRRLSQRPSAEELEQRNILKPRNELEELEEKRELKKRLSRKLSQRPTVEELREAKILIRFSDYVEVAEAQDYDRRADKPWTRLTAADKAAIRKELNEFKSTEMEVHESSRHLTRFHRP from the exons ATGAACTCGCTCTTCCGTTCGATCTCCGCGCCATCCCGCGGTGTGACGGATAGACACGGGTCCGCTGCGCCCATGGCGGGTCCCGCTTTCACCGGAACGCACGGGACCTGGATCACATCCCGATTACGGGAGGACGCGTCATCTTCCTCATCGTTATCATCATCGTCGTCCGCAGAGAAACCGCGCAAACGGAGAGCATTTAACCTGGTCAGACTGCGGCAGCCCGCCGCCCCCGGTAACAACAACACACCGTTTGTGATCTCCGGTCATATCAAGCACATCTGCAGTAACTGCAGCCGCGGGAACGACATCCGGGACG AGGGGGCGGAGCGTCTGGCGGCGATGCGCTCTGATTCGCTGGTTCCCGGGACGCACACGCCTCCGATCCGCAGACGCAGCAAACTGGCCAGTCTGGGACGACTCTTCAAACCGTGGAaatggagaaagaaaaagagcGACACGTTCAAGCAGACGTCTGCAG TGCTGGAGAGGAAGATGTCGACGCGTCAGAGCAGGGAAGAGCTCATCAAGAGAGGCGTGCTGAAGGAAGTGTACGAGAAAG TAGAGGAGGTCAGTATGAGTGATCTGGACAGACAGACGGTCATCAGTCCGGTGTCAGAGTCTGTAGAAACCAGCGGCACAGCGACAG TGTCGTTCTCAGAGATCCAGTCGTCTGGAGAAACTGTGGCGTGTCTCTCGGATCTCGTCCCAAAGCCATCTCAAGCCCCGCCCCCTGTGAAGCCTGTGCCGTTGCCTAGCGACAGCGCTGACATCACTCACGCGAGGCCGTCGTTGCTGAAGCAGCCTCCTGCCTTACCGCCGAAGCCATACAGCTGGATCCCCAACCATCTGACAG AGACGCTGGCCAGGCTGTCGCCGCCTTTGCCTCCAAAGAGAGTGATGATATGTGAGCCGACGCCCTCGTTCCCCCTCAAATGCCTGCCGTCCcagggctcacacacacacacacactcgcactcgcAGCAGTACGCCACACTGCCGCTGTCACTGCATCCACCCAGCCGCATCATAGAAGAGCTCAACAAAACACTCGCACTCACCATGCAGAGACTCGAGAg ctctgTACTGCAGGCAATGCCATCTGTCCTGATGGAGacggaagaggagaaggagaacAGAGATTCAATGCACCAAACTcctgccaacacacacacactcatcacacacaccttcagcacacACGCGGAAGAggacgaggaagaggaggatgacgaCGACTCGCTGTTTACAA gtacgCTTGCTTTAAGGATCTTACGGAAAGATTCGCTGGCGATCAAACTGAGCAATCGCCCGTCGAAGAGAGAACTGGAGGATAAAAACATCTTACCGATGATGAGTGACCAGGAGCGGATAGAGTCCAGACAACAGATTGGCACCAAACTCACCCG TCGTCTGAGCCAGAGACCGTCAGCAGAAGAGCTGGAGCAGAGGAACATCCTCAAAC CGCGGAACGAGCTGGAGGAGCTGGAGGAGAAGCGCGAGCTGAAGAAACGGCTCTCCAGGAAG ctgagTCAGAGGCCCACTGTAGAGGAGCTCCGAGAGGCCAAGATCCTCATCCGCTTCAGTGATTACGTGGAGGTAGCAGAAGCTCAGGACTACGACCGGCGCGCAGACAAACCCTGGACCAGACTCACTGCTGCTGATAAG GCTGCCATACGCAAAGAGCTGAACGAGTTCAAAAGCACAGAGATGGAGGTGCACGAGTCCAGTCGACATCTAaccag GTTTCATCGGCCGTAG
- the LOC132106394 gene encoding phosphatase and actin regulator 1-like isoform X2 — translation MNSLFRSISAPSRGVTDRHGSAAPMAGPAFTGTHGTWITSRLREDASSSSSLSSSSSAEKPRKRRAFNLVRLRQPAAPGNNNTPFVISGHIKHICSNCSRGNDIRDAEGAERLAAMRSDSLVPGTHTPPIRRRSKLASLGRLFKPWKWRKKKSDTFKQTSAVLERKMSTRQSREELIKRGVLKEVYEKEEVSMSDLDRQTVISPVSESVETSGTATVSFSEIQSSGETVACLSDLVPKPSQAPPPVKPVPLPSDSADITHARPSLLKQPPALPPKPYSWIPNHLTETLARLSPPLPPKRVMICEPTPSFPLKCLPSQGSHTHTHSHSQQYATLPLSLHPPSRIIEELNKTLALTMQRLESSVLQAMPSVLMETEEEKENRDSMHQTPANTHTLITHTFSTHAEEDEEEEDDDDSLFTSTLALRILRKDSLAIKLSNRPSKRELEDKNILPMMSDQERIESRQQIGTKLTRRLSQRPSAEELEQRNILKPRNELEELEEKRELKKRLSRKLSQRPTVEELREAKILIRFSDYVEVAEAQDYDRRADKPWTRLTAADKAAIRKELNEFKSTEMEVHESSRHLTRFHRP, via the exons ATGAACTCGCTCTTCCGTTCGATCTCCGCGCCATCCCGCGGTGTGACGGATAGACACGGGTCCGCTGCGCCCATGGCGGGTCCCGCTTTCACCGGAACGCACGGGACCTGGATCACATCCCGATTACGGGAGGACGCGTCATCTTCCTCATCGTTATCATCATCGTCGTCCGCAGAGAAACCGCGCAAACGGAGAGCATTTAACCTGGTCAGACTGCGGCAGCCCGCCGCCCCCGGTAACAACAACACACCGTTTGTGATCTCCGGTCATATCAAGCACATCTGCAGTAACTGCAGCCGCGGGAACGACATCCGGGACG cagAGGGGGCGGAGCGTCTGGCGGCGATGCGCTCTGATTCGCTGGTTCCCGGGACGCACACGCCTCCGATCCGCAGACGCAGCAAACTGGCCAGTCTGGGACGACTCTTCAAACCGTGGAaatggagaaagaaaaagagcGACACGTTCAAGCAGACGTCTGCAG TGCTGGAGAGGAAGATGTCGACGCGTCAGAGCAGGGAAGAGCTCATCAAGAGAGGCGTGCTGAAGGAAGTGTACGAGAAAG AGGAGGTCAGTATGAGTGATCTGGACAGACAGACGGTCATCAGTCCGGTGTCAGAGTCTGTAGAAACCAGCGGCACAGCGACAG TGTCGTTCTCAGAGATCCAGTCGTCTGGAGAAACTGTGGCGTGTCTCTCGGATCTCGTCCCAAAGCCATCTCAAGCCCCGCCCCCTGTGAAGCCTGTGCCGTTGCCTAGCGACAGCGCTGACATCACTCACGCGAGGCCGTCGTTGCTGAAGCAGCCTCCTGCCTTACCGCCGAAGCCATACAGCTGGATCCCCAACCATCTGACAG AGACGCTGGCCAGGCTGTCGCCGCCTTTGCCTCCAAAGAGAGTGATGATATGTGAGCCGACGCCCTCGTTCCCCCTCAAATGCCTGCCGTCCcagggctcacacacacacacacactcgcactcgcAGCAGTACGCCACACTGCCGCTGTCACTGCATCCACCCAGCCGCATCATAGAAGAGCTCAACAAAACACTCGCACTCACCATGCAGAGACTCGAGAg ctctgTACTGCAGGCAATGCCATCTGTCCTGATGGAGacggaagaggagaaggagaacAGAGATTCAATGCACCAAACTcctgccaacacacacacactcatcacacacaccttcagcacacACGCGGAAGAggacgaggaagaggaggatgacgaCGACTCGCTGTTTACAA gtacgCTTGCTTTAAGGATCTTACGGAAAGATTCGCTGGCGATCAAACTGAGCAATCGCCCGTCGAAGAGAGAACTGGAGGATAAAAACATCTTACCGATGATGAGTGACCAGGAGCGGATAGAGTCCAGACAACAGATTGGCACCAAACTCACCCG TCGTCTGAGCCAGAGACCGTCAGCAGAAGAGCTGGAGCAGAGGAACATCCTCAAAC CGCGGAACGAGCTGGAGGAGCTGGAGGAGAAGCGCGAGCTGAAGAAACGGCTCTCCAGGAAG ctgagTCAGAGGCCCACTGTAGAGGAGCTCCGAGAGGCCAAGATCCTCATCCGCTTCAGTGATTACGTGGAGGTAGCAGAAGCTCAGGACTACGACCGGCGCGCAGACAAACCCTGGACCAGACTCACTGCTGCTGATAAG GCTGCCATACGCAAAGAGCTGAACGAGTTCAAAAGCACAGAGATGGAGGTGCACGAGTCCAGTCGACATCTAaccag GTTTCATCGGCCGTAG
- the LOC132106394 gene encoding phosphatase and actin regulator 1-like isoform X5 yields the protein MAAAPEDEDRRPIRRARSKSDTPYLTETRLSYTLQTEGAERLAAMRSDSLVPGTHTPPIRRRSKLASLGRLFKPWKWRKKKSDTFKQTSAVLERKMSTRQSREELIKRGVLKEVYEKVEEVSMSDLDRQTVISPVSESVETSGTATVSFSEIQSSGETVACLSDLVPKPSQAPPPVKPVPLPSDSADITHARPSLLKQPPALPPKPYSWIPNHLTETLARLSPPLPPKRVMICEPTPSFPLKCLPSQGSHTHTHSHSQQYATLPLSLHPPSRIIEELNKTLALTMQRLESSVLQAMPSVLMETEEEKENRDSMHQTPANTHTLITHTFSTHAEEDEEEEDDDDSLFTSTLALRILRKDSLAIKLSNRPSKRELEDKNILPMMSDQERIESRQQIGTKLTRRLSQRPSAEELEQRNILKPRNELEELEEKRELKKRLSRKLSQRPTVEELREAKILIRFSDYVEVAEAQDYDRRADKPWTRLTAADKAAIRKELNEFKSTEMEVHESSRHLTRFHRP from the exons ATGGCGGCGGCACCGGAGGATGAGGACAGGCGGCCCATCAGAAGAGCTCGATCCAAGAGCGACACACCGTACCTGACTGAAACCAGGCTGTCCTACACACTACAGAcag AGGGGGCGGAGCGTCTGGCGGCGATGCGCTCTGATTCGCTGGTTCCCGGGACGCACACGCCTCCGATCCGCAGACGCAGCAAACTGGCCAGTCTGGGACGACTCTTCAAACCGTGGAaatggagaaagaaaaagagcGACACGTTCAAGCAGACGTCTGCAG TGCTGGAGAGGAAGATGTCGACGCGTCAGAGCAGGGAAGAGCTCATCAAGAGAGGCGTGCTGAAGGAAGTGTACGAGAAAG TAGAGGAGGTCAGTATGAGTGATCTGGACAGACAGACGGTCATCAGTCCGGTGTCAGAGTCTGTAGAAACCAGCGGCACAGCGACAG TGTCGTTCTCAGAGATCCAGTCGTCTGGAGAAACTGTGGCGTGTCTCTCGGATCTCGTCCCAAAGCCATCTCAAGCCCCGCCCCCTGTGAAGCCTGTGCCGTTGCCTAGCGACAGCGCTGACATCACTCACGCGAGGCCGTCGTTGCTGAAGCAGCCTCCTGCCTTACCGCCGAAGCCATACAGCTGGATCCCCAACCATCTGACAG AGACGCTGGCCAGGCTGTCGCCGCCTTTGCCTCCAAAGAGAGTGATGATATGTGAGCCGACGCCCTCGTTCCCCCTCAAATGCCTGCCGTCCcagggctcacacacacacacacactcgcactcgcAGCAGTACGCCACACTGCCGCTGTCACTGCATCCACCCAGCCGCATCATAGAAGAGCTCAACAAAACACTCGCACTCACCATGCAGAGACTCGAGAg ctctgTACTGCAGGCAATGCCATCTGTCCTGATGGAGacggaagaggagaaggagaacAGAGATTCAATGCACCAAACTcctgccaacacacacacactcatcacacacaccttcagcacacACGCGGAAGAggacgaggaagaggaggatgacgaCGACTCGCTGTTTACAA gtacgCTTGCTTTAAGGATCTTACGGAAAGATTCGCTGGCGATCAAACTGAGCAATCGCCCGTCGAAGAGAGAACTGGAGGATAAAAACATCTTACCGATGATGAGTGACCAGGAGCGGATAGAGTCCAGACAACAGATTGGCACCAAACTCACCCG TCGTCTGAGCCAGAGACCGTCAGCAGAAGAGCTGGAGCAGAGGAACATCCTCAAAC CGCGGAACGAGCTGGAGGAGCTGGAGGAGAAGCGCGAGCTGAAGAAACGGCTCTCCAGGAAG ctgagTCAGAGGCCCACTGTAGAGGAGCTCCGAGAGGCCAAGATCCTCATCCGCTTCAGTGATTACGTGGAGGTAGCAGAAGCTCAGGACTACGACCGGCGCGCAGACAAACCCTGGACCAGACTCACTGCTGCTGATAAG GCTGCCATACGCAAAGAGCTGAACGAGTTCAAAAGCACAGAGATGGAGGTGCACGAGTCCAGTCGACATCTAaccag GTTTCATCGGCCGTAG
- the LOC132106394 gene encoding phosphatase and actin regulator 1-like isoform X1, which translates to MNSLFRSISAPSRGVTDRHGSAAPMAGPAFTGTHGTWITSRLREDASSSSSLSSSSSAEKPRKRRAFNLVRLRQPAAPGNNNTPFVISGHIKHICSNCSRGNDIRDAEGAERLAAMRSDSLVPGTHTPPIRRRSKLASLGRLFKPWKWRKKKSDTFKQTSAVLERKMSTRQSREELIKRGVLKEVYEKVEEVSMSDLDRQTVISPVSESVETSGTATVSFSEIQSSGETVACLSDLVPKPSQAPPPVKPVPLPSDSADITHARPSLLKQPPALPPKPYSWIPNHLTETLARLSPPLPPKRVMICEPTPSFPLKCLPSQGSHTHTHSHSQQYATLPLSLHPPSRIIEELNKTLALTMQRLESSVLQAMPSVLMETEEEKENRDSMHQTPANTHTLITHTFSTHAEEDEEEEDDDDSLFTSTLALRILRKDSLAIKLSNRPSKRELEDKNILPMMSDQERIESRQQIGTKLTRRLSQRPSAEELEQRNILKPRNELEELEEKRELKKRLSRKLSQRPTVEELREAKILIRFSDYVEVAEAQDYDRRADKPWTRLTAADKAAIRKELNEFKSTEMEVHESSRHLTRFHRP; encoded by the exons ATGAACTCGCTCTTCCGTTCGATCTCCGCGCCATCCCGCGGTGTGACGGATAGACACGGGTCCGCTGCGCCCATGGCGGGTCCCGCTTTCACCGGAACGCACGGGACCTGGATCACATCCCGATTACGGGAGGACGCGTCATCTTCCTCATCGTTATCATCATCGTCGTCCGCAGAGAAACCGCGCAAACGGAGAGCATTTAACCTGGTCAGACTGCGGCAGCCCGCCGCCCCCGGTAACAACAACACACCGTTTGTGATCTCCGGTCATATCAAGCACATCTGCAGTAACTGCAGCCGCGGGAACGACATCCGGGACG cagAGGGGGCGGAGCGTCTGGCGGCGATGCGCTCTGATTCGCTGGTTCCCGGGACGCACACGCCTCCGATCCGCAGACGCAGCAAACTGGCCAGTCTGGGACGACTCTTCAAACCGTGGAaatggagaaagaaaaagagcGACACGTTCAAGCAGACGTCTGCAG TGCTGGAGAGGAAGATGTCGACGCGTCAGAGCAGGGAAGAGCTCATCAAGAGAGGCGTGCTGAAGGAAGTGTACGAGAAAG TAGAGGAGGTCAGTATGAGTGATCTGGACAGACAGACGGTCATCAGTCCGGTGTCAGAGTCTGTAGAAACCAGCGGCACAGCGACAG TGTCGTTCTCAGAGATCCAGTCGTCTGGAGAAACTGTGGCGTGTCTCTCGGATCTCGTCCCAAAGCCATCTCAAGCCCCGCCCCCTGTGAAGCCTGTGCCGTTGCCTAGCGACAGCGCTGACATCACTCACGCGAGGCCGTCGTTGCTGAAGCAGCCTCCTGCCTTACCGCCGAAGCCATACAGCTGGATCCCCAACCATCTGACAG AGACGCTGGCCAGGCTGTCGCCGCCTTTGCCTCCAAAGAGAGTGATGATATGTGAGCCGACGCCCTCGTTCCCCCTCAAATGCCTGCCGTCCcagggctcacacacacacacacactcgcactcgcAGCAGTACGCCACACTGCCGCTGTCACTGCATCCACCCAGCCGCATCATAGAAGAGCTCAACAAAACACTCGCACTCACCATGCAGAGACTCGAGAg ctctgTACTGCAGGCAATGCCATCTGTCCTGATGGAGacggaagaggagaaggagaacAGAGATTCAATGCACCAAACTcctgccaacacacacacactcatcacacacaccttcagcacacACGCGGAAGAggacgaggaagaggaggatgacgaCGACTCGCTGTTTACAA gtacgCTTGCTTTAAGGATCTTACGGAAAGATTCGCTGGCGATCAAACTGAGCAATCGCCCGTCGAAGAGAGAACTGGAGGATAAAAACATCTTACCGATGATGAGTGACCAGGAGCGGATAGAGTCCAGACAACAGATTGGCACCAAACTCACCCG TCGTCTGAGCCAGAGACCGTCAGCAGAAGAGCTGGAGCAGAGGAACATCCTCAAAC CGCGGAACGAGCTGGAGGAGCTGGAGGAGAAGCGCGAGCTGAAGAAACGGCTCTCCAGGAAG ctgagTCAGAGGCCCACTGTAGAGGAGCTCCGAGAGGCCAAGATCCTCATCCGCTTCAGTGATTACGTGGAGGTAGCAGAAGCTCAGGACTACGACCGGCGCGCAGACAAACCCTGGACCAGACTCACTGCTGCTGATAAG GCTGCCATACGCAAAGAGCTGAACGAGTTCAAAAGCACAGAGATGGAGGTGCACGAGTCCAGTCGACATCTAaccag GTTTCATCGGCCGTAG
- the LOC132106394 gene encoding phosphatase and actin regulator 1-like isoform X4, whose translation MAAAPEDEDRRPIRRARSKSDTPYLTETRLSYTLQTAEGAERLAAMRSDSLVPGTHTPPIRRRSKLASLGRLFKPWKWRKKKSDTFKQTSAVLERKMSTRQSREELIKRGVLKEVYEKVEEVSMSDLDRQTVISPVSESVETSGTATVSFSEIQSSGETVACLSDLVPKPSQAPPPVKPVPLPSDSADITHARPSLLKQPPALPPKPYSWIPNHLTETLARLSPPLPPKRVMICEPTPSFPLKCLPSQGSHTHTHSHSQQYATLPLSLHPPSRIIEELNKTLALTMQRLESSVLQAMPSVLMETEEEKENRDSMHQTPANTHTLITHTFSTHAEEDEEEEDDDDSLFTSTLALRILRKDSLAIKLSNRPSKRELEDKNILPMMSDQERIESRQQIGTKLTRRLSQRPSAEELEQRNILKPRNELEELEEKRELKKRLSRKLSQRPTVEELREAKILIRFSDYVEVAEAQDYDRRADKPWTRLTAADKAAIRKELNEFKSTEMEVHESSRHLTRFHRP comes from the exons ATGGCGGCGGCACCGGAGGATGAGGACAGGCGGCCCATCAGAAGAGCTCGATCCAAGAGCGACACACCGTACCTGACTGAAACCAGGCTGTCCTACACACTACAGAcag cagAGGGGGCGGAGCGTCTGGCGGCGATGCGCTCTGATTCGCTGGTTCCCGGGACGCACACGCCTCCGATCCGCAGACGCAGCAAACTGGCCAGTCTGGGACGACTCTTCAAACCGTGGAaatggagaaagaaaaagagcGACACGTTCAAGCAGACGTCTGCAG TGCTGGAGAGGAAGATGTCGACGCGTCAGAGCAGGGAAGAGCTCATCAAGAGAGGCGTGCTGAAGGAAGTGTACGAGAAAG TAGAGGAGGTCAGTATGAGTGATCTGGACAGACAGACGGTCATCAGTCCGGTGTCAGAGTCTGTAGAAACCAGCGGCACAGCGACAG TGTCGTTCTCAGAGATCCAGTCGTCTGGAGAAACTGTGGCGTGTCTCTCGGATCTCGTCCCAAAGCCATCTCAAGCCCCGCCCCCTGTGAAGCCTGTGCCGTTGCCTAGCGACAGCGCTGACATCACTCACGCGAGGCCGTCGTTGCTGAAGCAGCCTCCTGCCTTACCGCCGAAGCCATACAGCTGGATCCCCAACCATCTGACAG AGACGCTGGCCAGGCTGTCGCCGCCTTTGCCTCCAAAGAGAGTGATGATATGTGAGCCGACGCCCTCGTTCCCCCTCAAATGCCTGCCGTCCcagggctcacacacacacacacactcgcactcgcAGCAGTACGCCACACTGCCGCTGTCACTGCATCCACCCAGCCGCATCATAGAAGAGCTCAACAAAACACTCGCACTCACCATGCAGAGACTCGAGAg ctctgTACTGCAGGCAATGCCATCTGTCCTGATGGAGacggaagaggagaaggagaacAGAGATTCAATGCACCAAACTcctgccaacacacacacactcatcacacacaccttcagcacacACGCGGAAGAggacgaggaagaggaggatgacgaCGACTCGCTGTTTACAA gtacgCTTGCTTTAAGGATCTTACGGAAAGATTCGCTGGCGATCAAACTGAGCAATCGCCCGTCGAAGAGAGAACTGGAGGATAAAAACATCTTACCGATGATGAGTGACCAGGAGCGGATAGAGTCCAGACAACAGATTGGCACCAAACTCACCCG TCGTCTGAGCCAGAGACCGTCAGCAGAAGAGCTGGAGCAGAGGAACATCCTCAAAC CGCGGAACGAGCTGGAGGAGCTGGAGGAGAAGCGCGAGCTGAAGAAACGGCTCTCCAGGAAG ctgagTCAGAGGCCCACTGTAGAGGAGCTCCGAGAGGCCAAGATCCTCATCCGCTTCAGTGATTACGTGGAGGTAGCAGAAGCTCAGGACTACGACCGGCGCGCAGACAAACCCTGGACCAGACTCACTGCTGCTGATAAG GCTGCCATACGCAAAGAGCTGAACGAGTTCAAAAGCACAGAGATGGAGGTGCACGAGTCCAGTCGACATCTAaccag GTTTCATCGGCCGTAG